Part of the Kwoniella shivajii chromosome 1, complete sequence genome, TGATAAAATCAAAAAGTAAGAGTAAAAGTATAAATTAGATTTTTAGGACAACTTGATAAAAAGGAACAAATATAGGGACAGAGGGGTAATTCAAACGTCTAGTTGTTGAGAAGGGTGGTCTCACAGAGGATGGCGGAGACTCGGTAAGGGTCAACGTTGGAAGCGGGACGTCGATCTTCGAGGTAACCGTAACCTTGAACACCAACGTGTCGAGGAATTCGAATGGATGCACCTCGGTTGGCAACACCAGCGGAGAATTGAGTCATTGACGCTGTCTCGTGTTTACCGGTTAATCGTTGATCGTTGTCTTCACCGTACACAGCAATGTGTTCGAGATGCTTCTTCTCAAGCTTCTTGATAGCATCCTCAATAGCGGCCATACCTTTACCAGGGGTTCGCATCTCTTTGGTGGAGTAGTTGGAGTGACAACCAGCACCGTTCCAGTCTCCCTTGAGAGGCTTGGGGTGGAGAGAGGGCTACATGGCAAGAACGGCTCAGTATTGGCATTGACCGTTGCATGGACATTCTCAAGCTCACTTTGATACCCCATTCCTCACCGATTCTGAGAAGGAGGAATCGAGCCATCCAGAGATGATCACCCATATCAATACCCTCACAAGGACCAACTTGGAACTCCCATTGAGCAGGCATGACTTCGGCGTTGATACCAGAGATGTTTACACCGGCGTAAAGACATGCTCGCTGAACGtccaatcaaatcagcacaTGATATGTAAGAAGGTCAACTTGATATAGCGAATTTCACTCACGTAGTGAGCCTCGATGAAATCACGGGCGAAGACTCGACCGGCACCGACACCACAGTAGTAAGGACCTTGGGGACCGGGGAAACCGTTCTTGGGCCAGCCGAAGACTTGTCCATCAGCGTCGAAAAGAGTGTACTCTTGTTCAAGACCGAACCAAGGCTCGTGAGATTTACAGTCATCCATGACCTTCTTGCAGTGAGATCGGTAGTTGGACTTGTTGGGTGTACCGTCGTTGTCGTAACATTCACAGAGGACAAGAATGTTAGCACCACCTCGGAAGGGGTCTTTGAAAATGGCAACGGGTCGCTATACGCGCATAAAAGTGTCAGCTATGCGGATATGTACGCAGCAATCTTATTTCACTCACGAGGAAGACATCAGAGTTGTCGCCAGGAGCTTGACCAGTGGAAGAACCATCAAAGTTCCATTCCTTAAGATCTGAAACGGAAGAAGGAGCCTTTTCGAGGGTCATGGTCTTACATCGGagaccaccttcaccgtcaATCCAGATGTCTATGTAGAGCAACGATAAcgaaagaatgatgaaaggaagacGAGAAAGCCGTTTTCGTATGATTAGCGTCTTATTACCTATGACATgcgagaaagaagaggatgacaTGGGTGGCGTATTGAGTGAGGGGGCTAGACTATAAGATACGTACATTCGGCTTGAATCTTTGAACCTTGGTCAAGGGCAAGATAAGGAGCGAGGAGGTCAACTCGCTTGGTAGCAATTAGGGTAGACATGATGATTCTGGTCTAACTGAGAAAAAGAGATAGAAAAGACTGTCGTATGATAAAACGATAGGTTGGTTGTATTGGTCAGATTAGGAATGGACCGAGATTGGCGATTTTTTTGATGAAAGGGGTTTTTATGTTGGGGGTTttaggaggagaagagattgggAGATAAGGTGATTGAGGGTGATTTtcagaaaggaagaaagagaatggaTGAGGTTACGAAGATGTCGAGGTATGCAAGgatgagatggatggaatgcaaatgagattgaagagtGGATGGCGTATAAGTTCCAGGGTGAGTCGTTGTAATATTTATTGTATGGTCACGAGATGCAGTGTATTGGGATGGCGGCAGGCAAGCGAGGTTGAGAAACGCAGAAATAACGAGTCAATTTCCGAAAAAGGTGATAAAACGAGATATTTCCATTCAACCCGTCAGCATTTCCAAAGTCTCTTTTTCGGCTTTACCGTTGCAATGCAATGCAGATTGTTACTCACAAAtagaatggaaagaaactGTTGATGTTCAAACAACTATgagttgttgatgatgatgatgaaagtatAAATGATAAATGAAAGAGCAGAAAGATGGGTTTTTACGTATGAGAACTATATCTGGTGGGGAAATATGGAATGTTTACATTGACCAATGATATGCCTGATATCAAAGCACCCCCCTTTCACGTTTTACGGTCTCTCGGGATACTTCTTTCTTTATCCCCTTCGTCGGTGTTGTAatttttccactttcttaTTGTTTTCTTATCTCTCCAAGCGTACAACCAGAGCATCAAAGAGTGATCGTAATCCTTCCTTTGAAATGACAGCTTCTGTACAGCTTCCATCTGCTGGCTGATTGTCAAGTAAATGCTCTGATACGCAGCAGTGACAAAATGCTGTCAAATTTCAGCTCAAATCTTCCCCAAAAATTCAGGATAATTGAAGAGGGAAAGTACCGTATCCTTCCGCACATTTGCCTTTTCAAGTAAAATTGGTGAAATCTCGGTATAACTAAATGCATACATCTGATTGGCTCTAAGGACAATAACCCAATAAAGAGGCCGGTATTACGGTCCGAGGCGGAAATCGTCTCTAGGTTTGACTCATTTCAAAAACCGGTTGCTGAGTTCTTAGCAAGAAGATCGCTGTGACCGAGTCGTGTTCGATTTGGCATGGGCCAAGGCTGTTTTCACGTTGGAACCCTCTCAAAGGTGCTCGAGACTTCTTGCGCAGCTCTAACCGTTGTGAACGGTCTGTTATCGCTATGTGATCTATTCAATCTCTGATCAAGTCAAACTACCGTTGACGAGGTGTACAGAGATAACAATAAGCGGGACTTCGATTGCGTCCAAGTTGTATGAGCACACCAAAGATTATCGGGCATCACCGTGAGATAAGGACATGGTCTTATCGTGAATGAAGCTCAGACATTGAtcaacagcttcatcacACATCTGACTTCGAACGTGATGCGACAAGAGATAACAAACAATTCTGCATATCTTATCAAATCCACCGGGGGCTCGAAGGCAAATGACATTAGATACAGACCATCTAAGGATCAAATACATATTAGATTACtgatcatcacaatcacaataCATCGATACTCCGTTCCTTTGACACGCTTATCGCTTATCAAAAGTCCCAATCCGCACTTGCATCGACATCAGTCATCTAATCCGCTTATCTATCGTGAATAGAGCAGATTAGAGGATGACTTGAACACTACCGATATCGGTGTGAGCAAATACTCTTGAGTGACCAGGAGGTGGGGGAGGTGGATGATGAGGGCCACCTGGACCTCTGTGAGGAGGGTGAGGAGGACCTCCTGGACCTTTGTGTGGTGGGTGTGGAGGACCTCCTGGACCTTTGTGTGGTGGGGAAGGTGGGCCTTGAGGACCTTTATGACCTTTATGACCTTTATGAGGTGGACCTTGAGGCCCATCCTCTGCGATATCTAACCAGTCTACCTCGATCTCGTCCTCGATCTCGTCTCTCTTCCCTTTTGAAGGGGGTTCCTTCCTCTTAGGGGGTTCTTGACCATGAGGTCTTTTGAAACCTACTAAACCTTCTTGGAATCCGCCAGTTTCGGAGGTACCTTCTTTTAGCACGTGTTGAGTCTTGTATTTCTCAGGCACCTCAACTTCGTACTCGCCAACGAAAGTACCGATTCGGTAGAATCCTCTAAAGTTCTCGGCGTGTTGGATCGATACGTTGTTGGTTTTAGTGAAAGATCTGATAACTGAAGAAGTATAATTACCTTGAGATAAGATAGTGAGATTGACTGAACCAGTCGTGGAGAAAGCACCGATAAATACAGGTTCAGGGCCATGATGAGGGTGTTCGGGTCTCTTGGAGAAAAGTGAAGCGAGCCATGATCGACTTTTAGGAGATTTGTGATGATCATGCCGTTGTCCTTTATGCTTGTGCTCGtgtttctcctcttggtgatgatgatgatcatcatgctTGAATTTGTGCTCTGGACGATCGATAGCAGACTCGTTCTTGTGAGGTGGACGATGGTGAGGACCATTCCAGGGAGGAAGAACATGAACTCCAGCTTTAATATCACCACTGATTACACAATCAGTTTCAGCAGACTGTCCAGAGACCATGGATCAAAGATTGACTTACGTGATAGTTTTCAGAATCAAAGCTTTGGAGACATTGTAAGTTCCGCCAACAGCACCGGTGGTGGTTTCCAATTCAACCTTACCTCCCTTGAGAGCGGGAACGTTGATATCACCTGATTCTGATTTAAGAGAAAGGTGTTTGAAAACCACGTCTTGAGCGGAAGAGTCGAGGACAAAGTTGAGTGTTTTGGTTGAAGTGACCGACAAAGACGAAATTTTGTTTTTTCGAGCAGGGAGGATTATGTGAACAACGTGTTCGGCCAAGTCTTCGGACTAGATACATAGACGATCATCAGCCTTTACACCGCATGTTAACTGCACATGCTTCGCAACGTACGTTGATGGTCAACTCGTTTGCCCATTCGTTGTGCTTCATCTCGACACCTTGAACGTCGTTCTCGAAAGTGGACTCAACGATGACCGCCGTGGGGGCATGTCGTTCTCCTTGTGACGAAACATCACTTCTGGAAACGATGACGTTTCCATGGAGACcattgaagttgatgttgaaggcATTTTTCTTGTTGAAGGGAATAGCGAATGATGCATTGGCCGttctttgttcatcttcgatGTTCATAGCATCGCCATACGCGGTGGGGATGATAGTGAACTGCGCCCGCAGCACGATTAGCAATGTTTTCTGGAGATACTGGTGTAACAATTCGgcaaactcacttcttccttttgggtGTCTTTCATCCCGTTACAAGGTCTGACTTCAGACCAAGCATCATGGTCATGAGAGTAAGTATGGTCGTTGATTGAACCTACGTCTTTAAACTCTCCATGTTCATGTTTGTGGCCATGTCCCCGTCGACCACTAACGTGTTTGCCGAGTTTGGTAATGGTGACGAAACTGAAGTAGAAGACGATCAAAGCTAGTAAAGCTTTTCTAATCTTCGATACGTTTCTGTGGTTCTTCGCTTGTTCAGGTTGACCAACGATCAAACCGATCGATGCGGGATGATAGACTTTCGAATCAAACTCATCCGATTGCTGTCGAGGATCATCCGAGTATTTCTCATCCGTTGGGATGGGATGATAAGTGGGTAGAGCAACCATTCTTAAGATTGCAAGAACAGGTTGGTCAAAATAAGATGAGAAGTAAAAGAAAACTTCTTCCTGTGAGAATATATCTCGATGGTCCTATTTGTTTTGAATCGACGTGCAAAATATAGGTGACCTGGAGAATATTCGGATCGCAGTGTTGATATCGCGTGATTCACTGCGCTGATACTTGTATTTTTATGACAGTTTTACAGTCTCACCtagaaaaaggaaagaaattCCCAATTCTCGATGTTGACCAGCTTGGTAAGGTTATGACTCCACTTTCGCAGGCGTATTTTTCGTTATTGGCCGAATTCCGTAATCACTTTCagacaaaagacaaaaacaaCTGAATTTCAACCGAATAAAGGCTTTCGGATTGCGCCTTCTTCAGTTAAAGGAAAAATTGCTGTGGACTTATTTCAAGCTGACTGTGCAAGAACAAATGGCTGAGAAACACTGTTTATATGAGATAAACAAAATCAACTGCGGACTACACAGACTTGGAACGCAGTCTCAGTAAAGCGCAGCGCGGGTACACTGCAATCAGCGAAGTCAAATTGAATTCTGACCGCAGTTCCAACTTAAGGTACATTACAAGGACTGCATTTCGGCCGAGGAATGTGGCAGCACATCTTTCGGTAAACTTAGCTGCGACAAAGTGGAAACTCACCTATATCGCCGAATGCATATATGCCTTTGAGTTCATTTCAATTTAGttcatttcaatttcattGGCCCTGGCTGTGAGACACCTCGACAAGGTTGAGCAAGTACTGCAGGATATCAGATAAGATAGCGGTTCATCGGTTTACGATTTCACTTAAAACGACATAAGAAAGGTTACGTGGAGGTTTCGATTCCGATATACAACGAGGGTACATAGCGACATAAACGATAACTTATTGTCGCTTCATCTGCGCCTCAAGAGGCACAGGATGTGGTGCTCCAAAGACTTGTATCAAGATAAATGGTAGAAATGGATCCTGTATGGACGGCGATCAGTCATATGGCTGTGATCTGCTACTGAGCGCGACCATCCCTCGTACGATGAATGAATATACCAAAGACATAAATACTCGCATCACTCATACCGATTGCTATACTACAAAGGCCTATCCTACAAAAACCATATGCAACCTCAACACTAAGAGTTCGGCACTGAGCAGAATCTTCGACCCACTGTAATCAATTAAGAAGAGCAGGCACCGGATTTGCAGTAACCGTTAGAGTTGACAATGGTGTTGGGGTCATCTTGACCTCCCcagttgtcgttgttgtcgGTGCTGACACATGTGGAGTACATGGCACAGGTGAGAACACCATCGGTGTGTTTGGGAAGGTAATTCTCCTCCTCGTTGACATCGTAGTAGGTATTAACAAAGACACATCCtgtgaaagaagacaaggtcAGCTTAAGTACTCGTTGAAGAATGCCAAAATGCATCGGTGTATTGAAAGACATGAGAATCAAAATAGGTGAATAacgaaagaaaggaggaCCGGAATgtcagactcaccttcaatttGGTCACAAGCAGCGAGACAGTCGTCAACGGATGTAGAAAGAGTGTAGGTCATGTATGAAGCATCTTGAGCAGCGGCACCCATGGTCAAACCGGCCCAGACACCGTTGGCAGCAACTCGGGTGTAGTTTTGGTATTGGACTTGGTACTGTGTTGAGATGAGTCAAAATCAGTCGAGGATCTCAGGATGGTCAACACTGATGAACTTACAGACAAGTCGCAGACTGGGTACGAAAGCGGGTCAacagctgaagctgaagccgAAGGAGCTGCGGAAGCTGGGGTGGCAGAATCCGCGCTAGAAGCAGCAGGAGAAGCAGCAGCGGAAGAAGCGGCACCAGCTGCAGATGaggaagcagaagaagctacaGGGGCAGCagcggatgaagaagtggcACTAGCCTTGGCAGCAGAAGACGAGGTAGACGTCTTAGGGGTACTGTAACCCCATGGGAATTTGTGGGGGGGGTTACACTTCTTGGGAAGGTTTGTCTTTTTGTTGCCACCGTTACAAACATTGTATCGTCCTCGCGAAGAGGTTGAGCATCGGACTT contains:
- a CDS encoding glutamine synthetase, with translation MSTLIATKRVDLLAPYLALDQGSKIQAEYIWIDGEGGLRCKTMTLEKAPSSVSDLKEWNFDGSSTGQAPGDNSDVFLRPVAIFKDPFRGGANILVLCECYDNDGTPNKSNYRSHCKKVMDDCKSHEPWFGLEQEYTLFDADGQVFGWPKNGFPGPQGPYYCGVGAGRVFARDFIEAHYRACLYAGVNISGINAEVMPAQWEFQVGPCEGIDMGDHLWMARFLLLRIGEEWGIKPSLHPKPLKGDWNGAGCHSNYSTKEMRTPGKGMAAIEDAIKKLEKKHLEHIAVYGEDNDQRLTGKHETASMTQFSAGVANRGASIRIPRHVGVQGYGYLEDRRPASNVDPYRVSAILCETTLLNN